The genomic window CAGCGGCCTCCCTTGACGTTGAATGAGAAGCGTCCCGGCAGGTAGCCCCGGGCCCTGGACTCCGGCAGCGACGAGAACAGTTCGCGGATAGGCGTGAAAACTCCCGTGTAGGTGGCCGGATTGGAACGCGGCGTGCGGCCGATCGGCGACTGATCGATATCGATCACCTTGTCAACGTGCTGCATGCCGAGGATCTTCCCGTAGGGCAGGGGCATCGTCCGGCTGCTGTAAAAGTGCCGCGCCAGGATCCGGTACAAAGTCTCGTTTATCAGCGTTGACTTCCCGGAGCCGGAAACGCCGGTGACGGCGACGAGCAGGCCCAGAGGTACGTCTATGTCGACTTTCTTGAGGTTATTGCCGGCCGCACCCCGCAGGCCGATTGAGAACCCGTTGGAGGTACGCCGCGAGGCCGGCGTTTCGATGCGTCTGGTGCCGGCCAGGTACTGGCCGGTGATCGAAGCGCGGCAGGCCTTGATGTCCCTGGGCTTGCCCGTGGCCACGACCCGGCCGCCGTGCAGTCCCGCCCCCGGCCCGAGGTCGATGACCCAGTCGGCGCTCTCGATCGTTTCCCGGTCATGCTCGACGACCAGGACGGTATTGCCGATATCCCGCAACTCGGTCAGCGTGTTCAGCAGCTTCCGGTTGTCGCGCTGGTGCAACCCGACCGACGGCTCGTCGAGAATGTACAGAACGCCGACCAGGCGGGACCCGATCTGCGTGGCCAGGCGGATACGCTGGGCCTCGCCCCCGGACAGAGTGGACGCAGCGCGGCTGAGCGTCAGGTAGTCCAGGCCGACGTCGCACAGGAACCCCAGGCGTCCTCGGATCTCCTTGAGTATCTGGCGTGCGATTGTCTGCTGCCTCTTGGAAAGGTTTACCTTCCTGAAAAAGGTCGCCGCCTGCTTGATGGACATGTCGGCGACGGAATCGATTGTCTCGCGGTCGATAATCACCGACAGCGCTTCGGGGCGCAGCCGGGCGCCGTGGCAGGCCGGGCAGTTGGTAATCGACATGTAGTTCTCGATCCACAGGCGAACACCGCTCGATTCCGTCTGCCGGTAACGGCGCTCCAGGTGAGGGATGACTCCTTCGAATCTTGCCCGGTAAGTCCCGGAACCCTTCGTCTTGCCCGAAGTATGTTCGTAGGCAAACTGGATTTCGTCCTTAGCGGAACCGTACAGGAGGACCTTCTGCACTTCACCGGGGAGCTTCTTGAACGGCGTGGAAAGTTTGAATCCGTAATGGTTGGCCACGCCTCTGATCATGTAGCGGTACCAGTTGGCCATTTCCGCGCCCCCCCAGGGCTGGATGGCTCCCTCGCTGATCGACAGCGACCGGTTCGGGACCACCAGTTCCGGCATGATCTCCATCCTCTGCCCCAGCCCGTCGCAGGTCCGGCACGCGCCGTAGGGGGAGTTGAACGAGAACAGGCGCGGGCTGGGCTCCTCGTAGCTGATATTGCAGTTCAGGCAGGCGAACTGCTCCGAAAACAACAGGTCCTTGCCCTTGATGTTGACCAGAACCGTTCCCTGGGCCATCTTGAGCGCCGTCTCAACGGAGTCGGCCAGACGCCGTTTCGACTTGACCTTTACCACCAGCCGATCCACGACGGCCTCGACGGTGTGTTTCTTCTTCTTGTCCAGGCTGATCTCGGAGTCGGAATCCACAACCTGTCCGTCCACGCGGAGCCGGACAAAACCCTCCCGCCGGGCCTGCTCGATGACTTCCCGGTGTTCCCCTTTCTTGCCGCGCACGAGCGGGGCCAGAACCATCAGGCGCGTGCCTTCCTCGAACGTCAATACCGAGTCGACAATCTGCTCCACCGTCTGCTGTGTGATCGGCTGGCCGCACTTGGCGCAATGGGGAACGCCGATACGGGCAAACAGCAGCCGGAGGTAATCGTAGATCTCAGTAATGGTCCCCACCGTCGACCGCGGATTTTTCGGGGTGCCCTTCTGCTCAATCGAAATCGCCGGCGACAGCCCTTCAATGAGGTCCACGTCCGGTTTCTCCATCAGGCCGAGAAACTGGCGGGCGTAGGCCGAGAGGGATTCCACGTACCGGCGCTGACCTTCGGCGTAGATGGTGTCAAAAGCCAGGGAGCTTTTTCCTGAACCGGACAGCCCCGTAATCACGGTGAGCGAGTTGCGCGGAATCGTGACGTCGATGTTCTTGAGATTATGCTCGCGGGCCCCCTTTATGTACAGGCACAGTTCGTTGGTTTCGTTGCGGCCGGCGTGTTTCATGGTTTCCCCGCCAAAACGGTAACCCGTAGTATAGCCAAGACCGGCTCACAGATAAAGGGCAAATCGGTGATGGAGGGTCGCTTTCTTGGCGGCAGGCAGGGTACCGTTCAGGCGCCGTTCCCGGGAACGGCGCGGGCCGGTGAAAGCGCTTGACAGGGTTTTTCGCCCCCCTACATTGTGGGCACCATGCGTGACCCTCACCAGGAATTCTTCGACGGTCTGGCGGCCGAGTGGGATCTCCAGTTCACTGCCGAGGATCTCGAACGATTGTCCCACATTGTTGGCATGCTTGACCTTGAGGAGGGGATGGACGTTCTGGACCTGGGTTGCGGGACCGGTGTTCTTTTTGACCTGGTGCGCCGCCGGATCGGAGCCGACGGTACCGTTACCGGTGTAGACTTCTCGATTCAGATGGCCAGGGTGGCCCATCGCAACTTCTCGTTTGCCAATGTCAACGTAGTTGATGCCGATGCTTCGGCGTTGCCTTTCGGAGATTCCACGTTTGACCTGAGTATTTCTTTTTCAGCTTTTGCGCATTTCGCCAATCAGCAGAGGGCGCTGCTTGAAGCCAGGCGGGTCCTCAAACCCGGCGCCAGGTTTCATATCATCCACCTGATTTCGTCAAAGGAGCTTTCCGATCTGCATCGACAGATCGGTGGGGCCGTTGCGCATGACGCCCTGCCGGAACGGGAAGAGATGGACCGAATGTTCAACGCCAGCAGCTTCACCGATGTCAGGATAGAGGACCACCCCGGGCTTTATCTGGCCTCAGCCATGGTTGGCCAGGTCTGATTCTGACGGCCCGCAGCACAACCGTGTCTCCATATTCAACATCCTCGCGCGCTCTGTGGCTCACCCACAGTGCTCTGTACCTGGCCCTGGCGTTGGTGCTGCCGGTCGGATTCCACGCCCTTGGCCTGGGAGGTCGCATATTCCTGCCCATGCACATAACGGTCCTGTTGGCCGGCTTCCTGGCCGGCCCTGCGAGCGGTCTGGTCGTGGGTCTCCTTGCCCCCGGTCTCTCCCATCTTGTTACCGGCATGCCGCCGTCGTATGCCGTGCCCCTGATGTCACTGGAACTGCCGGTGTACGGTCTCATAGCAGGCCTGGCCTACATCCGCCTGGGGCTGAATGTCTACATCGCGCTCCTGATTGCCATCGTCTTCGGGCGCGTAATGTTCGGGATCGGGATGCTCCTGTTGGGGCTGTTTATGGAATTACCTTACAGCGTGGCCTTCTTCTTTTCGTCCGCCGGTCCGATCGTCACCGGACTGCCCGGGCTGGCTATTCAAATCGTTATTGTCCCGGTGCTGGTGGCGGCCGTAAGGCGGCGCCGCTCCGACCGGTGAAGGGCGGGGCCGTTCTGGGGCGGGATCAGCTGACGGTGACGTCCCGCGTGCGGTTGTCCTACCCCTGAAAGCCGGCCGCCTGATGAGAGCCGTCGCAGTACGGTTTGTTTTTCGAGTGTCCGCAACGGCACAGGGCGAACTTGCCCTTCTTCGTTTCCGTGCTTTCGTCAGGCCTGGAAATCTCCGCCTCTTCGCACTCCACAAACGCCGGGCCGTTCCGGATCAGTTTGATTTTGATTTTTCCTGGGTCCATGAGAATCCTCTTGTGTCGGCGGCAGTATATGTCTTCCCAACAGCGCCGTCAACCGGCAAGGAGGATCTCAAAGTCCGATGGTGGCGTCTGTGGTTGGCCCTGCCTTACCGACATGCGGACCGGCCCGCGAGATTGCGCGGAACCTGCCGCCGTGGCTGAGACAGTATTGGGGGTTTCAGTCCTGCGAAGGACCGGGCGATCAGAGCAACGTGTTGAGCAGCTTCTCGATATCGGACATCATCAACGGTTTGCCCAGGAAGCCGTCCGGTTTCAGATATCCTGCCTGGGACTGCAATTCGTTGACGGAGTACCCCGATATGAGTACCACGGGTAGTTTCGGGTACCGGTTCTTGACCTCCTGGACAAGCTCCATTCCGCTCATGTTGGGCATGCGCATATCCGTGATTACCAT from Acidobacteriota bacterium includes these protein-coding regions:
- the uvrA gene encoding excinuclease ABC subunit UvrA; its protein translation is MKHAGRNETNELCLYIKGAREHNLKNIDVTIPRNSLTVITGLSGSGKSSLAFDTIYAEGQRRYVESLSAYARQFLGLMEKPDVDLIEGLSPAISIEQKGTPKNPRSTVGTITEIYDYLRLLFARIGVPHCAKCGQPITQQTVEQIVDSVLTFEEGTRLMVLAPLVRGKKGEHREVIEQARREGFVRLRVDGQVVDSDSEISLDKKKKHTVEAVVDRLVVKVKSKRRLADSVETALKMAQGTVLVNIKGKDLLFSEQFACLNCNISYEEPSPRLFSFNSPYGACRTCDGLGQRMEIMPELVVPNRSLSISEGAIQPWGGAEMANWYRYMIRGVANHYGFKLSTPFKKLPGEVQKVLLYGSAKDEIQFAYEHTSGKTKGSGTYRARFEGVIPHLERRYRQTESSGVRLWIENYMSITNCPACHGARLRPEALSVIIDRETIDSVADMSIKQAATFFRKVNLSKRQQTIARQILKEIRGRLGFLCDVGLDYLTLSRAASTLSGGEAQRIRLATQIGSRLVGVLYILDEPSVGLHQRDNRKLLNTLTELRDIGNTVLVVEHDRETIESADWVIDLGPGAGLHGGRVVATGKPRDIKACRASITGQYLAGTRRIETPASRRTSNGFSIGLRGAAGNNLKKVDIDVPLGLLVAVTGVSGSGKSTLINETLYRILARHFYSSRTMPLPYGKILGMQHVDKVIDIDQSPIGRTPRSNPATYTGVFTPIRELFSSLPESRARGYLPGRFSFNVKGGRCEACEGDGIIKIEMHFLPDVYIPCEVCKGKRYSRETLEVTFKGKTIADVLDMTVEEALTFFENVPRIKKKLLTLANVGLGYIHLGQQATTLSGGEAQRVKLAAELSKVATGKTLYILDEPTTGLHFEDIKMLLKVLAELVDRGNSVLVIEHNMDVIKTADWIIDIGPEGGDDGGRIVATGTPEAIAETKSSYTGQFLKGVLQNW
- a CDS encoding methyltransferase domain-containing protein — translated: MRDPHQEFFDGLAAEWDLQFTAEDLERLSHIVGMLDLEEGMDVLDLGCGTGVLFDLVRRRIGADGTVTGVDFSIQMARVAHRNFSFANVNVVDADASALPFGDSTFDLSISFSAFAHFANQQRALLEARRVLKPGARFHIIHLISSKELSDLHRQIGGAVAHDALPEREEMDRMFNASSFTDVRIEDHPGLYLASAMVGQV
- a CDS encoding ECF transporter S component, with the translated sequence MSPYSTSSRALWLTHSALYLALALVLPVGFHALGLGGRIFLPMHITVLLAGFLAGPASGLVVGLLAPGLSHLVTGMPPSYAVPLMSLELPVYGLIAGLAYIRLGLNVYIALLIAIVFGRVMFGIGMLLLGLFMELPYSVAFFFSSAGPIVTGLPGLAIQIVIVPVLVAAVRRRRSDR
- a CDS encoding CDGSH iron-sulfur domain-containing protein, which codes for MDPGKIKIKLIRNGPAFVECEEAEISRPDESTETKKGKFALCRCGHSKNKPYCDGSHQAAGFQG
- a CDS encoding response regulator, whose product is MGKKILIVDDNPNMSSLLSEMLEVFDYESVRASGGAQALQELEKGAFSMVITDMRMPNMSGMELVQEVKNRYPKLPVVLISGYSVNELQSQAGYLKPDGFLGKPLMMSDIEKLLNTLL